In Chryseobacterium gleum, a single genomic region encodes these proteins:
- a CDS encoding HesA/MoeB/ThiF family protein yields MSNPLERYHCQMALPGFGASSQELLKNAKVLIVGMGGLGCPSAQYLTSSGIGTIGLADNDTVSESNLHRQILYAPEDIGKSKVDVAAKKLHQQNPSVKIIPFNFLVTSENVMDLISEFDLIIEGTDNFETKCLLNDACVLTGKPLIYGAIYQYEGQVSIWNVIQKNGTYSPNYRDVFPNAEESQVPNCREGGVLPTLAGIVGCMQANEAIKYFTHPEDSLAGKLWMMNVLNGKTQIIKLRKTSVQITGLPQTVKTITFEQLMQEKDLFEIIDVRTPQEHDEFNIGGINFPVEELQSHSDYISACPKSIVVYCLSGKRSAEAVRKIKNIFPGKKVYSLKDGIQKYKHI; encoded by the coding sequence ATGAGTAACCCGCTTGAACGTTATCATTGCCAGATGGCTTTACCCGGATTTGGAGCTTCGTCTCAGGAACTTCTTAAAAACGCTAAAGTCCTGATCGTAGGTATGGGAGGGCTTGGCTGTCCTTCGGCACAATATCTTACTTCTTCAGGTATAGGAACAATTGGTCTTGCCGATAATGATACCGTCTCTGAAAGCAATCTTCACCGCCAGATTTTATATGCTCCGGAAGATATCGGAAAATCGAAAGTTGATGTTGCTGCTAAAAAGTTACACCAGCAAAATCCATCGGTAAAGATTATTCCTTTTAATTTCCTGGTAACCTCTGAAAATGTCATGGATTTGATTTCTGAATTTGATCTGATTATTGAAGGAACAGATAATTTCGAAACAAAATGTCTGCTGAATGACGCCTGTGTACTGACGGGAAAACCTTTGATATATGGTGCTATTTACCAATACGAAGGCCAGGTAAGCATCTGGAATGTTATACAGAAAAATGGCACTTATTCCCCTAATTACCGTGATGTTTTCCCGAATGCGGAAGAATCACAGGTACCGAACTGCAGAGAAGGAGGTGTATTGCCTACATTGGCGGGAATTGTTGGATGTATGCAGGCTAATGAAGCTATAAAATACTTTACACATCCCGAAGATTCACTGGCAGGAAAACTCTGGATGATGAATGTGCTGAACGGCAAAACCCAGATCATTAAATTAAGAAAAACTTCCGTGCAGATTACAGGTTTGCCTCAGACCGTAAAAACCATTACGTTTGAGCAACTGATGCAGGAAAAAGATCTTTTTGAAATCATAGATGTCCGTACACCACAGGAACATGATGAGTTTAATATCGGAGGAATTAATTTTCCTGTAGAAGAATTACAGAGCCATTCAGATTATATTTCAGCTTGTCCAAAATCTATTGTCGTATATTGTCTATCCGGGAAACGCAGTGCAGAAGCGGTGAGAAAAATTAAAAATATCTTTCCTGGGAAGAAAGTGTATTCTTTAAAAGATGGCATTCAAAAATATAAGCATATATGA
- a CDS encoding NTP transferase domain-containing protein: MISKETDVPQLNGLVLAGGKSQRMGSPKDKMNWHGKEQRYYAADLLAPFCDEVFISCRQDQLENFDSNYNALTDTFLNMGPFGGILSALRSQRDAAWLVVACDLPLLDEKSLEFLIENRNIEKAATTYESPFDRLPEPLITIWEPKSYPLLLNFLGSGITCPRKVLINSDTLILKPGNPDSLMNVNTPEDREKAQEILRKQI, encoded by the coding sequence ATGATTTCAAAAGAGACTGATGTACCCCAATTAAACGGGCTGGTACTGGCAGGAGGAAAAAGCCAGCGTATGGGAAGCCCTAAAGATAAAATGAACTGGCATGGCAAAGAGCAGCGGTATTATGCGGCTGATCTTTTAGCTCCGTTTTGTGATGAGGTTTTTATTTCCTGCAGACAAGACCAGCTGGAAAATTTTGATTCAAATTACAATGCCCTTACTGACACTTTTCTGAATATGGGACCTTTCGGCGGAATTCTTTCGGCATTACGCTCCCAAAGAGATGCGGCATGGTTGGTCGTTGCCTGTGATTTACCTTTATTGGATGAAAAATCGTTAGAGTTTTTAATTGAAAACAGGAATATAGAAAAAGCAGCCACCACTTACGAAAGTCCTTTTGACAGATTACCGGAGCCATTGATTACGATTTGGGAACCTAAAAGCTATCCTTTGCTCCTCAATTTTTTAGGATCAGGAATTACCTGCCCAAGAAAAGTTCTGATCAACAGTGATACCTTAATCCTGAAACCAGGCAACCCGGATTCTTTAATGAATGTGAATACTCCTGAAGATAGGGAAAAAGCCCAGGAAATTTTAAGAAAACAGATTTAA
- the moaC gene encoding cyclic pyranopterin monophosphate synthase MoaC, which translates to MTNFSHLNKKEQPGMVNVGGKKATHRKATAKAIVILPEHILEALQKDDFKTKKGSVFQTSIIAGIMAAKKTGELIPLCHPIGMDNCEIDIEINDQNEIEIYCTAEIEAKTGIEMEALTGASVAALTIYDMCKAMSHDIVIKEIQLIEKSGGKNDFKRD; encoded by the coding sequence ATGACAAATTTTTCACATCTTAATAAAAAAGAACAGCCCGGTATGGTGAATGTAGGCGGTAAAAAAGCTACCCACCGGAAAGCCACTGCCAAAGCTATTGTAATACTTCCTGAACATATTCTGGAAGCGCTTCAAAAAGATGATTTTAAAACTAAAAAAGGTTCAGTTTTCCAAACCTCTATCATTGCAGGAATAATGGCAGCAAAAAAAACGGGAGAACTGATTCCTCTCTGCCATCCTATTGGTATGGACAACTGTGAAATAGATATTGAAATCAATGATCAAAATGAAATTGAAATCTATTGTACTGCCGAGATCGAAGCTAAAACAGGCATCGAAATGGAAGCATTGACAGGTGCATCTGTTGCCGCACTTACTATTTATGATATGTGCAAAGCCATGAGTCATGACATCGTAATCAAAGAAATACAACTCATCGAAAAATCCGGAGGAAAAAATGATTTCAAAAGAGACTGA
- a CDS encoding molybdopterin molybdotransferase MoeA — protein sequence MEMISVQQAEDIIFSQIRNFGTEEIFYENATGRILAENILADRDLPPFDRPTVDGIAISFKSYERGIRDFTIKAVQAAGESPLSIDEENECIEIMTGAALHSSVDTVIRYEDILINNNVASINIDIKKGQNIHLKGRDKKSGEILVKANQVITPSILGIASSVGKTSLKVKKLPRVAIISTGDEMVPSEHTPTPFQLRRSNGITIQSVLKKYKIDADWLHWNDDFELIKKELSQCIDSYDILLMSGGVSMGKFDYLPKACEELGIKKLFHKIKQRPGKPFWFGKSQNEKLVFAFPGNPVSVFMCLHRYFIPWLEKSLEIREKPQYVVLQNDIDFPFSLQYFAQVKLSMNPSGQLIAESVNTNGSGDFSHLAETDAFIELPLEKTVFKKGEVYKIWRYNF from the coding sequence ATGGAAATGATCAGTGTACAGCAGGCAGAAGACATCATCTTTTCTCAAATCAGAAATTTCGGGACAGAAGAAATTTTCTATGAAAATGCCACAGGACGAATTTTAGCAGAAAATATTCTGGCAGACCGTGATTTGCCGCCTTTTGACAGGCCAACGGTAGATGGAATTGCCATCAGTTTTAAATCCTATGAAAGGGGAATTCGTGACTTTACCATCAAAGCTGTACAGGCAGCAGGAGAATCTCCACTTTCCATTGATGAAGAAAACGAATGCATAGAAATTATGACCGGAGCAGCATTGCACTCTTCAGTGGATACTGTCATACGTTATGAAGATATTCTGATCAATAATAATGTTGCAAGCATTAATATTGATATTAAAAAAGGACAGAATATCCATTTGAAAGGAAGGGATAAAAAATCAGGAGAAATATTGGTAAAAGCCAATCAGGTCATCACACCATCTATTCTCGGGATCGCTTCGTCTGTGGGAAAAACATCTTTAAAGGTAAAAAAACTTCCCAGAGTCGCCATTATTTCCACCGGAGACGAAATGGTTCCGTCTGAACATACTCCTACCCCATTCCAACTGAGACGTTCCAACGGAATTACTATACAATCTGTTTTGAAAAAATATAAAATTGATGCTGACTGGCTGCATTGGAATGATGATTTTGAATTGATAAAAAAGGAATTATCCCAATGTATTGACAGTTATGATATTCTACTGATGAGCGGCGGGGTTTCTATGGGAAAATTCGATTATTTGCCCAAAGCCTGTGAAGAGCTGGGAATAAAAAAGCTTTTTCACAAAATAAAACAGAGGCCGGGAAAACCTTTCTGGTTTGGAAAAAGCCAAAACGAAAAATTGGTTTTTGCATTCCCTGGAAACCCGGTTTCCGTATTTATGTGCCTGCACCGGTATTTTATTCCCTGGCTTGAAAAATCTTTGGAAATCCGGGAAAAACCTCAATATGTCGTTTTACAAAATGATATTGATTTTCCCTTTTCGTTACAATATTTTGCCCAGGTAAAACTCAGCATGAATCCATCAGGACAATTAATCGCAGAATCAGTAAATACCAATGGTTCCGGAGATTTTTCTCATCTTGCGGAAACCGATGCATTTATAGAACTTCCTCTGGAAAAAACTGTGTTTAAGAAAGGCGAAGTCTATAAAATCTGGAGATATAATTTTTAA
- the moaA gene encoding GTP 3',8-cyclase MoaA, producing MLTDQFGRSINYLRLAIVDRCNLRCTYCMPENGLSWIKQNELMTDEEMLRICSVFTEMGVDKIRITGGEPFVRKNSIELIQNISQLAGLTDLSITTNGLLTGQHIPRLKEYGIKSVNLSLDTLDKERFFKITRRNSFDKVMKTLDSLLQYDIKVKINTVVMEGENIEDIIPLVMLTKNLPVDVRFIEEMPFNGSETDISLKWNFTQIYSYIKDHFPEIQKTNDPKSSTSYNYKIPGFTGSIGIIAAYTRSFCGDCNRIRITPSGILRTCLYEGTGINLKDEIRMGRTNEELKSIIIGSIHKKPKDGWEAQKLSLKPSQIHQSMATIGG from the coding sequence ATGTTGACAGATCAATTTGGAAGGAGCATAAACTATCTCCGGCTTGCTATTGTAGACCGGTGTAATCTCCGATGTACTTACTGTATGCCGGAAAACGGTCTTAGCTGGATCAAGCAAAATGAACTCATGACTGACGAAGAAATGCTCAGAATCTGTTCGGTATTTACAGAAATGGGGGTCGATAAAATCAGGATAACAGGAGGAGAACCTTTCGTCCGTAAAAACAGTATTGAGCTTATCCAAAATATATCACAATTAGCCGGACTTACTGATCTCAGCATCACCACCAATGGTCTTCTTACCGGACAACATATTCCACGACTAAAAGAATACGGAATAAAATCTGTCAATCTAAGTCTTGACACCCTTGATAAAGAGCGGTTTTTCAAAATTACAAGAAGAAACAGCTTTGATAAGGTGATGAAAACGTTAGATAGTCTCCTGCAGTATGATATAAAAGTAAAAATCAACACAGTGGTGATGGAAGGGGAAAATATTGAGGACATTATTCCTTTAGTAATGCTTACAAAAAATCTTCCGGTAGATGTCCGTTTTATTGAGGAAATGCCTTTTAACGGAAGTGAAACTGATATTTCCCTAAAATGGAATTTCACACAAATCTACAGCTATATCAAAGATCATTTTCCTGAAATTCAAAAGACAAATGATCCTAAAAGTTCAACATCATACAATTATAAGATTCCTGGCTTTACAGGAAGTATAGGAATCATTGCAGCTTATACCCGTTCATTTTGTGGAGACTGCAACAGAATAAGAATCACGCCTTCCGGTATCCTCAGAACCTGTTTGTATGAAGGAACCGGTATCAACCTGAAGGATGAAATCCGTATGGGAAGAACAAATGAAGAGCTGAAAAGTATCATTATCGGCAGCATACACAAAAAACCGAAAGACGGCTGGGAAGCTCAGAAACTGAGTTTAAAGCCATCACAAATACATCAGTCAATGGCAACAATAGGAGGGTAA